In Pectobacterium aroidearum, the following are encoded in one genomic region:
- the thiB gene encoding thiamine ABC transporter substrate binding subunit — protein sequence MLKISLPYLLLLSASAFAKPALTVYTYDSFASEWGPGPVIKTAFEKECECELNFVALEDGASLLNRLRMEGKNSKADIILGLDNNLLQAAEQTGLFAPHNLDTSAVTVPGGWSNKTFVPYDYGYFAFVYNKDTLKNPPKSLHELVDSNAPWKVIYQDPRTSTPGLGLLLWMQKVYGDEAPQAWQKLAKKTVTVTKGWSEAYGLFLKGEADLVLSYTTSPAYHIIEEKKDNYAAATFSEGHYLQIEIAGQLASSKNPELAKRFMQFILSPTFQQAIPTTNWMYPAVKTDLPAGFATLTVPEKAMQFSAQEVADQRTQWIQAWQRAVSH from the coding sequence GTGCTGAAAATCAGCCTGCCTTACCTGTTACTGCTCTCTGCTTCGGCATTCGCCAAGCCTGCGCTAACCGTTTATACCTATGACTCATTCGCTTCCGAATGGGGTCCAGGGCCTGTCATCAAAACCGCCTTTGAGAAAGAGTGCGAGTGCGAACTGAATTTCGTCGCGCTGGAAGATGGTGCCTCACTGCTGAACCGGCTGCGTATGGAAGGTAAAAACAGCAAAGCGGACATCATTCTGGGGCTGGACAACAACCTGTTGCAGGCAGCGGAGCAAACCGGCCTGTTTGCTCCGCACAATCTGGACACCAGCGCCGTTACGGTGCCGGGCGGCTGGAGCAATAAGACTTTCGTCCCTTACGATTATGGCTATTTCGCCTTTGTGTATAACAAAGACACGCTGAAGAATCCGCCGAAAAGCCTGCATGAATTGGTGGATAGCAACGCGCCGTGGAAAGTGATCTATCAGGATCCACGTACCAGCACACCGGGTCTGGGTCTGCTGCTGTGGATGCAGAAAGTGTACGGCGATGAGGCGCCGCAAGCCTGGCAGAAACTGGCGAAGAAAACCGTTACCGTCACCAAAGGCTGGAGCGAAGCCTATGGCCTGTTCCTGAAAGGGGAAGCCGATCTGGTGCTGAGCTATACCACGTCACCGGCCTACCACATCATTGAAGAGAAGAAAGACAACTACGCAGCCGCGACTTTCAGCGAAGGGCACTATCTGCAAATTGAAATCGCCGGGCAGCTGGCTTCCAGCAAAAATCCCGAACTGGCAAAACGTTTTATGCAGTTCATCCTGAGCCCAACCTTCCAGCAGGCAATCCCCACTACGAACTGGATGTACCCAGCCGTTAAAACTGACCTGCCTGCGGGCTTCGCCACGCTCACGGTGCCGGAAAAAGCCATGCAGTTCAGCGCACAAGAAGTCGCTGACCAAAGGACGCAGTGGATTCAGGCATGGCAACGCGCCGTCAGCCACTAA
- the thiQ gene encoding thiamine ABC transporter ATP-binding protein ThiQ: MIALEKLTYFYQHLPMRFDFHVKPGERIAILGPSGAGKSTLLNLIAGFLMADSGELRLNGEPHRETPPAKRPVSILFQENNLFPHLTIGQNIALGLHPGLRLSAAQRETLRQIADRVGLADLLDRLPSQVSGGQRQRAALARCLVRHQPILLLDEPFSALDPALRQEMLDLVESECQEREFTLLMVSHNLDDAMRIAKRTVLIVDGQIYYDGPTQALQDGSADAAAILGISRPSLD; the protein is encoded by the coding sequence ATGATCGCGCTTGAGAAATTAACCTACTTCTATCAGCACTTGCCCATGCGTTTTGATTTTCACGTCAAACCGGGCGAACGCATCGCCATCCTTGGCCCCAGCGGCGCAGGGAAAAGTACGCTGCTGAATCTGATTGCCGGTTTCCTGATGGCTGACAGCGGCGAATTACGGCTTAACGGTGAACCTCACCGCGAGACGCCTCCCGCTAAACGGCCAGTTTCGATTCTGTTTCAGGAAAATAACCTGTTTCCACACCTAACGATTGGGCAAAACATCGCGCTGGGATTGCACCCCGGCCTGCGGCTCAGTGCCGCACAGCGTGAAACGCTACGACAGATCGCCGATCGGGTCGGTCTGGCGGATCTTCTGGATCGTCTACCGTCGCAGGTTTCCGGCGGGCAGCGCCAGCGCGCGGCACTGGCACGCTGCTTGGTGCGCCACCAGCCTATTCTGCTGCTGGATGAGCCGTTCTCAGCGCTCGATCCGGCGCTGCGTCAGGAGATGCTCGATCTGGTTGAGAGCGAGTGTCAGGAGCGTGAGTTCACGCTGTTGATGGTGTCTCACAATCTGGATGATGCCATGCGGATCGCAAAGCGTACGGTGCTGATCGTGGACGGACAGATTTATTATGATGGGCCGACCCAGGCGCTACAGGATGGCAGCGCCGATGCGGCTGCCATCCTGGGAATTTCACGCCCGTCTTTGGATTGA
- the thiP gene encoding thiamine/thiamine pyrophosphate ABC transporter permease ThiP, translated as MATRRQPLIGGRLWPGLLATTLLISVAALAFGALWLQAPDSQWRTLWHDSYLWHVIRFTFWQAFLSALFSTVPAIFLARALYRRRFPGHRWLLRLCAMTLVLPVLVAVFGLLSVYGRQGWLASVLSGFGLKYTFSPYGLQGILLAHVFFNLPLATRLLLQSLEGIATEQRQLAANLGMNSWQHFRLLEWPALRRQILPTGALIFMLCFASFATVLSLGGGPQATTIELAIYQALSFDYDPGRAALLALIQMVCCLGLVLLSQRLGRILPVGSTQQLTWRNPQDSALSRLTDGLLIGALLLLVVPPLLAVVVDGVNRSLVTVLQQPVLWQTLFTSLRIALGAGLLCLVLTMMLLWSSRELKLRQKPLYGQLMNLSGMLILAMPGIVLATGFFLLLNNSIGLPQSPYALVVFTNALMAIPYAIKVLENPMLDVAERYNRLCASLDIRGWQRLKLIELAALKQPLAQALAFACVLSLGDFGVIALFGNEQFRTLPFYLYQQIGSYRSADGAVTALLLMLLCFMLFTLIEKLAGRHDRA; from the coding sequence ATGGCAACGCGCCGTCAGCCACTAATCGGCGGACGTCTGTGGCCGGGGCTACTGGCCACAACGCTGTTAATTTCCGTTGCCGCACTGGCTTTCGGTGCACTCTGGTTACAGGCACCCGACAGCCAGTGGCGCACGCTATGGCATGACAGCTATCTCTGGCATGTTATTCGGTTCACCTTCTGGCAAGCCTTTCTCTCTGCGCTGTTTTCTACCGTTCCGGCCATTTTTCTCGCCAGAGCGCTGTATCGACGGCGTTTTCCCGGCCACCGTTGGCTACTGCGCCTGTGCGCGATGACGCTGGTGCTGCCCGTGCTGGTTGCCGTTTTTGGCCTGCTCAGCGTATATGGACGTCAGGGCTGGCTAGCCTCTGTACTGAGCGGGTTTGGCCTGAAATACACGTTTTCACCCTATGGGTTGCAGGGCATCCTGCTGGCGCATGTGTTCTTCAATCTGCCGCTGGCAACCCGATTGCTGTTGCAGTCGCTGGAGGGTATTGCTACCGAGCAACGCCAACTGGCTGCAAATCTGGGCATGAACAGCTGGCAACATTTCCGCCTGCTGGAATGGCCTGCCCTGCGCCGACAAATTTTACCGACCGGCGCACTGATTTTTATGCTCTGCTTTGCCAGCTTTGCGACGGTTCTGTCACTGGGCGGCGGCCCGCAGGCGACCACGATTGAACTGGCTATCTATCAGGCACTAAGCTTTGATTACGATCCGGGTCGCGCGGCGCTGCTGGCGTTAATTCAGATGGTTTGCTGTCTCGGTTTGGTGCTGCTAAGTCAGCGGCTGGGGCGTATTCTGCCCGTCGGCAGCACACAGCAGCTCACTTGGCGCAACCCGCAGGATAGCGCTTTAAGCCGTCTCACCGATGGCCTGCTGATTGGCGCGCTGTTGCTGCTGGTCGTTCCTCCCTTGCTGGCCGTGGTGGTTGATGGCGTGAACCGCTCGCTGGTTACCGTGCTGCAACAGCCCGTGCTCTGGCAAACGCTGTTTACCTCGCTGCGTATCGCTCTGGGCGCAGGGCTCCTGTGTCTGGTGCTGACCATGATGCTGCTTTGGAGCAGCCGCGAACTCAAGTTACGCCAGAAGCCACTCTACGGGCAGTTGATGAATCTGAGCGGGATGCTCATCCTCGCCATGCCCGGTATTGTGCTGGCAACCGGCTTTTTCCTGCTGCTGAATAACAGCATTGGCTTGCCGCAATCCCCCTACGCGCTGGTGGTGTTCACCAACGCACTGATGGCAATTCCGTATGCGATCAAAGTGCTGGAAAACCCGATGCTGGACGTTGCAGAGCGCTACAACCGACTCTGCGCATCACTGGATATTCGCGGCTGGCAGCGGCTGAAGCTGATCGAGCTGGCTGCACTGAAGCAGCCGTTAGCACAAGCATTAGCCTTTGCCTGCGTGCTGTCGCTCGGTGATTTCGGCGTCATCGCGCTGTTTGGCAATGAGCAGTTCCGCACGCTGCCGTTCTATCTGTACCAGCAAATTGGTTCCTATCGCAGCGCCGACGGTGCAGTCACAGCACTGCTGTTGATGCTGCTGTGCTTCATGTTATTTACCCTGATTGAGAAACTGGCGGGCCGTCATGATCGCGCTTGA